The genomic region TTTTCTCGTCtcgtaattttattatttttcttcttttgtaTTGCTCTTCGCGGCTGGATAGAACGTACCTGGAAGCACCTGCTATCCTTCGAAATGACAATGTCGACGGGTCGCTTCCAGCTTCGCGTGTCTTCTTGATAGCAGCAAAAAACCAGCGTATGTTCGCGACGTAACTAGCCTGCATGAAGTAGCGTCTCATTCGCGATTAGAGTGTCCGCGTGAACGGAACCACATTGGCGAAAAGCACAGCCACATCGAAACGGTTAAACGGATGCGATCGTTTGCTCGATAAGAGAAACGCACGTGTTAGAATTTCGGTTAAACTGTAGGTTTCGTTTACGCTTTCCAACTTTTATTTTCAGACACGACAGGACTTGCAGGGGCTAAGCGGCTCGCTCGCCGATAGTCTTGGTCCCTCTTTTTAAGTCAATCCGCCATAAACTGTTATAACTCTATCCAGCCGTCGTCTCGTTGGCTCCTAGTAATGGATACGTCGCGGATCGCTGATCGCGCGTCGCAGCGATGCTCGTGATAGTCGCGATGCTCGCGAGAAACAGCAGAGAAGGAACGGAAGTGGTCCCCCTTTCGTGTCGGGGTGACACGAAAGCTCGCGGCTAGTCGACCAGAAGACCAGCAGACCACCCGCGTCGCACCGCGAGAAACCcgaaagaaaaggaaagagaagaATGGGGAAAGATTTTTGAACGCGCGCAGTACGTAGGTCGCGGCGCGTAAGCGAGAGGCGGAGCTATGGCTTCGAAGGGGTCAGAGGGCAGTACCAATCGCTGCCTCGTGATAACCACTCTCGCCGGCTACTCCCGATACATGGAACGACGGAACCATGGAGTCGCTACATGCTCGCTCGCACTTGCACTCGCACTCGCACTCGTGTTCGCATTCGTGCTCGTACTCGCGCGCGCGTGCACACATTTCCGACCTTTCGATCGCCTTCTTGCGAACTTTCAGCGCATCAAATTTTAGCTACTCCGTCTAGACTCCCTAAATCCAGCGAGGCCGTTCATTGGGAAAGAAGATTTCGTCCGTGGATTCTCCGAATTCAACAATTTCGTCATATTTCGAAAGATAGTAGTGAAGGAAAATaagttttcaaaaataaaaaatttattttggaatataatgtacaattTAATTATGTCTTGTCTTGTCTGTTACTAAATTTTTCTTGTTGAGCGGTTTTGAACCTTACGACTCCTCGATAAAATTTCCGCGTCTCCCtaccttttatttttttaatagatatgataatatagacacgttttgAAAGCTGTCTATGAAAATTAAGTTTTCATTCACAAATTTTGGTACCTCCTAGATTGGAAACCGCTGTTGTAGAGGAAACCATATGATTAGTCtgcaaattaaatgaaaatcgtactagCTCGTAGCGTAACATTCCGTCGctgatttatacatattgtataaagGTACGTGTCCATCTGAGAGTATAACTATCGCGAGTTACTCTCGAGAGTCAAATTCGTGAGTGTACACACGGTGTATTGAGAGTGCTAGCGGAAAGCTGCACGAAACATTCTCGGAGAGCAAACAGTCAGTTGAAACTCGTAAATGGACGCGTTCAATTTTTCCCTCGGCGAGCAACTACCAGCTATATCAGTGATTGGCAAACTCATTAGTCAAAAGAGCCAAATATCAGCAGTACAACGATTTAGATTTctttcgagagtcaaatttCTTTTACAAGAACCCCGTTTTTAGAAGTCTGTTAAAACTAGGTAcactaaataaaacttgatatCATACTTTGTAATAATCTcatttattgataaaaataGAGTAGAAATTGCTctttatttgaatttagataTAACACATTGACTGAGAGAGAGactgaaaattgtattaaactgctattaaattaaaataaaataaattaattttaaacacgTCATTCGTGGAAGAGCCGCACTCAAGTAGCCGAAGAACGACATTCGTATAGCTGAGAGTCTTCTATAATAGTTAGTTTTCTCTGCcgttgtgtatacatatatttatacatatacataaatcGAACAATGGGCGGGAAAGTATGGTCGGACGCAGAAATCAGCGAAtccttaatttaaaaatatttatacaatctacaccgatttttcaatttttattaaagaatgaattaaccaaattattattattatatattgttaaatatatagaaattagaGTCCACGAGTAATATTGTTTGTAAAATATACTCATTAGTTAGATCCGACCACAAGTACTATCCATGGTTTAGACCAGCATGTTCTCGTTTTGGAatgtttcttctttttatttaattacattgCAACAATTGCAGCAAACTTTGGCGCATCCATTCTGTCCACGAGCATtcttgtaactagactgcggatcttgatgcatttatggcttctgaaaattttcaagaaaaggTGGAATGTaagatttgacagaatttagtacaatttttattgttttgagatctgcaaaggctactaccactggaaataagattgtGTTTTATTCTACTTtcctaaaattcgtctacagaaattgaaaattgcataaacatccgcagtctatttataactaaAATTCATCTGAGAGCTACACTCGTGAAATTCAAATGGCCACATACCTCGGAGTTGGCTCTCACATCAATCTCCGAGAGCAAAAACTTTCTGAAATACTCTCAAATGGGCCCGCAATTTGAGAGTACTCTCGAGAGCAACTATCGGCAGAAACTGTCAGATGGACACGTACCTTTAGGTTGAatagaatataatttaaaaatagtcGCGCGAATTTAGGATAAAGattagaaatttttgaaaaatgagaCTCGTACCGTTCCGTCTTAGGAACAGAGTTTCATCGACGTGATTTCATTGGTCGAAGAGGCAGTCGGACGTTTCGAAACGACCCGTTATCAACGATTCGCGTCATCCTATGCGTTCGTTCGGCGAGATTTGTTCGGATCGCGACTAAAGAATTTCGTGTTTACGAAACGGATAGGCCGATAAATAGAGAGAAATGGAAAGCAggggcgcgcgcgcgtgtgtgctcGTTCGCTTATTCGTTTATTTACGAAGATGTAAACGCAATTACCTATCGAGCGCGAAGAATCGCGGTAACAAGATTGGATCGCTTGAATTCGGTTTCGTCGCGCATCCAGGGCCGAACGATTTATCACCGGAATCAATCCAATCGCGTTTTCCGAGAGAGCAAAGCGTCTCAACGAACGACGCGTCACGGCTCTCGCATAATAGTTCGATTTGTACTCGTCGCTTTTCGAAAACGACGCGTCCTCCGGTTTTGTCGCGTATCGATTTCATTCCTCGTGCATTTTCCTACGTCGTGGTCGATCTTTCGAATACGGCAACCTTCAGGCCGATCGTAATAATTGTTTCGTGCCTCGCGACTCGAATTCGAGCCATCGTTTCcaaaacaaaattgaatcaccttccaaattctgaaaaattctgAACAGATGCGGAACCATGGTGCCCGTGTGCGGAACATGTCTTGAAGATGTTTGAGGTTTTTGAATGAAACGAAATGAGCGAGACCAGAGTAAGATAGacgatttttcataaaaatatttcataatttaggtattttaaggtgaaataaaactgaatttcaatattcaagcgatgaactttaatcaacaaaatattttcttatttattctatttggcaaaagatcatcgaacaaaacggaaaatatcttattcattaaagttcattgcttgaataaaaataacttgggctctatttcacattaaaataccgaaattactttcttgccaacccaatactttgcGAATCGTTGCTCCTCGAGGAAAGCGGAAACATGAATATGCTGAACTCTCGGATAGCGGCATTTGATCACAGTGGACATCGGCAGCGCTACTTTTCGATCCACCTAATGCCATCGATAGGCTATTTCGCGAAACTGAAACCCTTCTGTTGTATCGATCGAACTCGCAGAAAGCGCGCTCCTGTGCTATTTCGGTGTCGCACCCCATGTTACCGACAGGATATCTTGGTTATCGACATTTAAGTCTGTGTTATCGACATTGCATCTTATGGACTTTTTTGTCTATGCTCCGGGGGGCTCTAACGTCGGgcgacacgaactcccataaggctggcagtcttcgGTGTAAATGGCTAACGAGTTGTGTCTGTGCCTGTGATGTTATGACCAGAGTTGGGAAAAATGTTACGTAAATAAAAGTCTatgtaaataaacattttcattaAACATTATTAAACAACTCGTTCGCCATTTGTATTTGACCGCTTTCGTGGATCTAGTTCCAACATTTATCGTTCGTCAgcgtagagggcgtaagaaaaccAGTTGTTATTGTGTGAGACACGAAACCCCAAATCCCATATGATGATTGGTCTACTCCAGTCTACTCTTATACCCCGTCTGTGTTATTAGTCAAGTTGGAATCGATTTTAGAATGTATTTTCGTAAGAATTATACTTAGATGATTATTATTTAacaagtttttttatttttcaattattgtttTACACTGTTTTACACTCATTACATGCATGAAgccatttttaattaattacaatattaaattttgcaTATATAGTCAGCTATGCTAAGAGCATAAGTACTATTCCCTTGTAATAAATCTTTAAACagaatttaattaaatcaaAGGTGTTCTACCAATCAGAAACCAGCGAAAAGGCATTGAGAATGTCTCTAGAGGAAATGGCGGGATCCAAAGGACAGATGGCGCTTCTATGATCGTTTCAAATTAAACCGAAAAGTCGTTACATACTTGTTCAGACTTGCTCGATCCTGGTTGTCCCGCCAGTGGCACGAAATGGATTTTATCGTTGATGTTGCCTTTCCATTTATACATCGTGTTAGTGAAGCCTGTTAGTTGTGTGTTTTGTATATTTTCTGGCGGAAACTAAACGAGGCAATTAATTATTTGCTTTTCAATTGGAATAAAAAAGGTGAGTATCCCGGCGGACAGTCCTTTGATTTTATCTAATTCATCGTGGTTTGTTACACGCTGTTTCTTATTAACGTATTTCTGTATATACGTTGTATTGTGTTATCGAACTACATTGATACTTAATTTTCGCGTCGCTAAGATCGCAGTGAAACACAATATTCAATTCTCTCTGTTAAAAATATTCGTTTACTCAAATTAGATCTGTCAGTTACAATTAATATTTACATAGTAGACAGGATGTGGTGAATCCTTAAAAGTGTGGCTCGTAAGTCTGAAGTCACTTTTAATACTGATAAATTATAGCACGATATTTAATTGAATCTTTAAACTATAACACAAtgttaaaatttaattattttatcaaaatattaccATGTTTATGTTGTGTTacacagtggcgcacccagggaggggccagggggccaagtcccccctcaagaaaaaatgtttagattccaaaaataaaatcgcggaatagctctCGACAGATATGttgactaaaaaaaaaaaagtcatCATGCAAAAccgagggctgggttcaactcggccccccccAAGTATACTTGTTACaccaatattttatatatacacaTTTATTGTTACaatacaaaatatttgttgttatttactactacaaatataatattttgatGTTTTTCAGATTTTAAACATGGCTATAAACTCCAATGAGAAAATCAAGGCAATGGTTGCCAAAGAAATGTTAGACGTTCATAATCGCTTTATGGATGTAAAGAAATCTATCAATGATAGTATGGAGAGCACTATAGAATATTTACATACTTTATTAGCTCAAATACCCGAATCAGTGTCTGGTCCTCTAATCGCAAAAACCCCGAAGATATCAAGAAAAAAGGGAGTGCAACGTATAGAGACTATCCCAGAGGATGATGTTGTCTTTATCGATAGCAGAATATCGGATGAtacatttaatattaaagcagagattaGAGACAGTTCATTGGAAGTGACACGTGGTCGATCGAAGAGAAAAGCTTCGGAAAAGGCAGCAAGCAATATCAGAAAACAACAATCAATGTCGCTTGCAACAAAGTTGAGGAGACCCTCGAGCATTGATAGGGAAGATGAATCCATAAAGGTTTGTACAGTACTCAAATTGCTGGAACTATACTATATCacatttattttaagttaaaacAACAAATTTGCAGACCACACGCACAAGTCGAACTAAGAGGAAGATAAATGTAAGGAGTAGCTCAGATGAAGAATCTCAAGGTCCCACAAAACACAGTAAAACAGAAGAAAGTATCCTGAGAGACACAACCCCGAGGATTGTAACGGAAGAGCAAGTAGATAATAATAATCGTACTTTAACTGAAGAGGTGATGATGGAAGAGGAGCAGAATAAACCACCAACGAAGACCTCGTTAACGTCGAAACCCAATAGGAAGAGAACGCTTTCGAACAAGAAGAAATCGAACAGTGACGTTATGAACGACACGGTTATCGCGCCATCAACCAACGGACTCGACGATCGTTCTTTGTATGAGGACGCGATCGAGAAAACGATGCCGATAATGAATTCCACAATGAATCTAAACACCACTCACGTTATAAACAAGATGATGAACGTAACAGTAGTTATAGAACCTTTGCCAATGGCGAGAATGAACGAAACGGTGACGCTGAATGAGTGCAAGATAAACGACACACAGAAACTTAGCCAGACAAGGGAAAGCAAGTCGCAGTCCGAGTCTAAGTCGCCTAGAACGTCGAAGGTTCAATCGCAGCCTGAATTCAAGTCGCCCGAACCGATGGTGCGTCGAACACGTAGTTCGTCGAAACCCCTGCAGGACAGGATGCAAGAGTTGAAAGAAGCCATGGCAAACAAAGAGTTCGATGATCTGATAACGGAGGACGAATCGTCACCGGAGATCAAGAAACACCGACCCCTCTTGAAGAAGCAAGAGATTCGGAAACGACAGAAGCGCATAATGAAGTCCGTAACATCGAGCGAGGACGAGATTTTCAACACACCTGCAAAACCAACTTTGAAAGAAGTGAACTCGGGCATGACCTTGCAAGAGATAAGGAACACGTACAAATCGAACGCGTTGTTCAGTCCTTACGCCAAAGAATCGGTTAAGAAGAGGGTCGAAGCGTTCGAACATGCGGGCGGACTAAGTCCAAAACCTGCGATCGACATCAATGCACCGGCTAGGTTGACTAGAACGAAGACACGAGCTTTGGCTGCTGCACAAGAAGATGGTCCCAATATCACAAAGCCCACAGACAAATCGGTTGCACAGAAGTTAGCGCGCAAGTCACTGGCGAAAGCAAAGAGGATCTCCTTGGTGAAACAAGCTAAGGAGATGGAAGAATACAAAGAGGTAATTGATGTTTTGTTCTATGTATAATGCCCGATGTTTAACCTGTTAGgaaaataacaaaaagtttGAATCATCACGTACCGTCCATCATACAGATCGATACAATCGACAATGCATCGCCGTCCCCCTGATGGgttaatagaatattttaacTGCTAAGGCTGTTGCTGATataaatgctggtagcgaacgtgttaatataGACGGTATTTTAATGTTATCCTTTCAGAACAAGGTTCAGTCTGTTAAGAAAATGCAAAGACTCGCGGAGAAAGGCACTCTACCTTCGCAGCAGAAGATTACACCGTTGAGAAAAACAAAGATTCAACTTCCGACGTCTGTTAGTCGTATTCCACAAACGCCATCGAACTATCCTATCACACATAATGTAAGAATTGGAACATTTTTACAAGTGAaattctttaaaatagaatattttgtaATGacgaattcaatttttatagaccaAACCATTGAGTGCAATGCGTACAAACATCATTACATCAGTGGACTCATTCATTCAGACTGCGAAACCGACGAACAAACGCAACTCGTTGGACAAATTGGAGGAGAAAAAGCGCAAAATGAACGACGAGGATGCGAGAAAGAAA from Lasioglossum baleicum chromosome 2, iyLasBale1, whole genome shotgun sequence harbors:
- the Incenp gene encoding inner centromere protein; the encoded protein is MAINSNEKIKAMVAKEMLDVHNRFMDVKKSINDSMESTIEYLHTLLAQIPESVSGPLIAKTPKISRKKGVQRIETIPEDDVVFIDSRISDDTFNIKAEIRDSSLEVTRGRSKRKASEKAASNIRKQQSMSLATKLRRPSSIDREDESIKTTRTSRTKRKINVRSSSDEESQGPTKHSKTEESILRDTTPRIVTEEQVDNNNRTLTEEVMMEEEQNKPPTKTSLTSKPNRKRTLSNKKKSNSDVMNDTVIAPSTNGLDDRSLYEDAIEKTMPIMNSTMNLNTTHVINKMMNVTVVIEPLPMARMNETVTLNECKINDTQKLSQTRESKSQSESKSPRTSKVQSQPEFKSPEPMVRRTRSSSKPLQDRMQELKEAMANKEFDDLITEDESSPEIKKHRPLLKKQEIRKRQKRIMKSVTSSEDEIFNTPAKPTLKEVNSGMTLQEIRNTYKSNALFSPYAKESVKKRVEAFEHAGGLSPKPAIDINAPARLTRTKTRALAAAQEDGPNITKPTDKSVAQKLARKSLAKAKRISLVKQAKEMEEYKENKVQSVKKMQRLAEKGTLPSQQKITPLRKTKIQLPTSVSRIPQTPSNYPITHNTKPLSAMRTNIITSVDSFIQTAKPTNKRNSLDKLEEKKRKMNDEDARKKREETLRLQTEEKRRKRQEKELKNKLAREAKEKLEVEKRQRAEKDREEKARLAQQMQEKQREELEKKRMAQLQRAQEKEERRRLEEQQRLQRLQEQEEAERILAEQRRREQEAEKRKELEVRAQQHTHAEAVRIKNQLLQAQAKYANKYHQGPTNYVLDSEPDEDGSDNESNPKHAIPYWAQPQVRRGQLLMQRYIPTKSVLRFFDSRKCTPDLTELFQGIDRSRLKRTSSAIWKTPPRYSMMMDE